A single region of the Mercenaria mercenaria strain notata chromosome 6, MADL_Memer_1, whole genome shotgun sequence genome encodes:
- the LOC123549446 gene encoding uncharacterized protein C20orf85-like: MAAKGTNPQANAASKCNFVAQDQIWKDHVKLEETAAKYWPDNWNFLTTKYEDLVKDDMPKREKRHKDVEPIEAHPVTPIEKYIKVDPSPRPYPKTTAQNIGWRSSHRDLALDKYGKYANPKGGLIRQLNWPSEAIS; encoded by the exons ATGGCGGCGAAAGGGACCAATCCCCAGGCTAATGCAGCTTCAAAATGTAACTTCGTCGCACAGGATCAGATCTG GAAAGATCATGTCAAACTAGAGGAAACAGCGGCCAAATACTGGCCAGATAACTGGAATTTTCTAACAACAAAATACGAGGAC CTGGTAAAGGATGATATGCCAAAAAGAGAAAAACGACACAAAGACGTGGAACCGATTGAAGCACATCCTGTAACTCCTATAGAAAAGTATATCAAAGTTGATCCGTCTCCTAGACCATATCCGAAAACTACTGCACAGAATATAGGCTGGCGATCCTCTCACAGAGATCTAGCGCTGGATAAATATGGAAAATATGCAAATCCAAAAGGAGGTCTTATAAGACAGTTAAACTGGCCATCCGAAGCAATTTCCTAG
- the LOC123550267 gene encoding LOW QUALITY PROTEIN: uncharacterized protein LOC123550267 (The sequence of the model RefSeq protein was modified relative to this genomic sequence to represent the inferred CDS: inserted 1 base in 1 codon) produces the protein MSNMKSKEIFSFSFLVLIAGGAGLYVDQGVPYNDGPLKVGELTVSVTADDSPKHVKAYFPLEIGDYAVVYFLGGLNTLVPSEFYSIFLTKVASHGFFVFGVDYDFPLMDKGFERKRTXGQDIDKYFKVLEFLIKYMDNRTEAVPRWDYIGLMCHSAGCDTSVRMIEMEKYPFISTAFLEPYSQVIRKPVNYTIPALMYGTQLAEEGFPACNIKGYDFEQFYQQWKCPRIALEAADFGHCDILDPLGWEGCHITHFCKTTNDTRLDLYRQFVQGVAASFFVSTLQGREGVIEYITDPSKLILKCLVAKSDIHC, from the exons ATGAGCAATATGAAATCGAAGgaaattttctctttttcatttcttgttttgaTTGCCGGAG GTGCAGGACTGTATGTTGACCAGGGCGTACCTTACAACGACGGCCCTCTGAAGGTCGGAGAGTTGACGGTTTCTGTAACTGCAGACGACAGTCCAAAACACGTTAAAG CGTATTTCCCTCTGGAGATCGGCGACTATGCAGTTGTTTATTTCTTGGGCGGTCTGAACACACTGGTTCCATCCGAGTTCTACAGCATTTTCCTTACCAAAGTAGCGTCCCATGGCTTCTTCGTCTTCGGTGTTGACTATGACTTTCCATTGATGGATAAAGGATTTGAAAGAAAGAGAA TTGGCCAGGATATAGACAAATACTTCAAAGTGCTAGAGTTT ttgaTCAAGTATATGGATAATCGAACCGAAGCCGTGCCACGCTGGGACTATATCGGCTTGATGTGTCACTCCGCCGGGTGTGATACTTCTGTGCGCATGATAGAGATGGAAAAATATccattcatt TCAACAGCATTTTTGGAGCCGTATAGTCAAGTGATTCGCAAGCCCGTGAACTATACTATACCCGCCCTTATGTACGGTACCCAGCTGGCGGAGGAGGGGTTTCCAGCTTGTAATATCAAGGGATACGACTTcgaacaattttatcagcagtgGAAATGCCCGAGGATAGCACTGGAGGCAGCT GACTTTGGTCATTGTGACATTTTGGACCCCCTTGGATGGGAAG GCTGTCACATAACTCACTTCTGTAAGACCACAAATGATACGAGGCTGGATCTCTACCGTCAGTTTGTCCAGGGAGTGGCTGCCAGTTTCTTCGTGTCAACTCTACAAGGGCGTGAAGGTGTAATCGAATACATAACTGATCCGTCAAAACTTATCTTAAAATGTTTAGTGGCCAAGTCTGACATTCATTGCTGA